A section of the Verrucomicrobia bacterium CG1_02_43_26 genome encodes:
- a CDS encoding toxin of toxin-antitoxin system, with product MKYKLLFTPSAKRDAKKVKASNLKEKAQEILELLEINPWANPPGYEALKGRLKGAFSRRINIQHRIVYQVLEEEKTVKILRMWTRYE from the coding sequence ATGAAATACAAATTGCTTTTTACGCCTTCGGCTAAGCGTGATGCGAAAAAAGTTAAGGCTAGTAATCTAAAGGAGAAAGCTCAAGAAATTCTGGAATTACTTGAGATAAATCCTTGGGCTAATCCCCCTGGATATGAAGCCCTTAAAGGGCGTTTGAAAGGCGCTTTTTCAAGACGAATAAACATTCAACACAGAATCGTTTATCAAGTGTTGGAGGAGGAGAAGACCGTAAAGATCCTGCGCATGTGGACGCGCTACGAATAA
- a CDS encoding DNA gyrase subunit A produces the protein MYTENEKLISTNITEIMKTAYIDYSMSVIVSRALPDARDGFKPVQRRILYAMFREGLLHNRPFDKCAGVVGEVLKNYHPHSDTAVYDTLVRMAQNWVMRYPIIDPQGNFGSIDGDPPAAYRYTECRLNAIAETLLNDIDEGTVDFVPNYKESTVEPSVLPSALPNLLLNGSTGIAVGMTTNIPPHNLGELIDATIAVINNPSIAVSELIKYIPGPDFPTGGTIAGRDGIKKYLTTGRGIVRIKGTVHSEEIKNGKEQLVITEIPYAVNRAGLVTKIAELVQAKVIDEISDLRDESDENTRIVIELKRGAVPRVLINKLYKHTPLESSFGVILLALDKRMPKQMNIKEMILCYVEHRREVIYRRTQYRKQKAEARAHLLEGYKIALDNLDDFVRIIKAAQNREEARLKLMEKYPLSQTQANAILEMRLYQLTGLEREKIEKEHQELMKIIEEYNAILENEAILLKVILDELKELREKYNTPRRTKIVDAEGEFCIEDVIANEGCIITVSHKGFIKRTSVSSYRSQKRGGKGVIGTGHYDDDFIIHLFTASTHDYIMFFMSNGRVYVEKVYEIPEGSRTAKGRSISNVLELQKDETVAAMICIKEFTEDNHLVMATRKGVVKKTNLNDYANFRRGGIIGINIDEDDELVNVKLTHGHDELVMITQKGMSIRFSEEQLRDQGRATRGVRGISLKEGDCVKAMEVVEGETTLLVASAKGQGKRTDYDAYRSQKRGGSGIIAIKADEVAGALSVREDDEIMLFTHSGQAIRTPVKGIRSIGRTTQGVRLVNLAEDDYLVGISRVIETKEDEA, from the coding sequence ATGTACACCGAAAACGAAAAACTCATTTCAACAAACATCACGGAAATCATGAAAACCGCGTACATCGATTATTCGATGTCCGTGATCGTCAGTCGCGCGCTTCCTGACGCCAGAGACGGTTTTAAGCCAGTACAGCGTCGTATCCTCTACGCCATGTTCCGTGAAGGCCTCCTCCACAACCGTCCTTTTGATAAATGTGCCGGTGTTGTCGGGGAAGTTCTTAAGAATTACCACCCGCATAGTGACACCGCTGTCTACGACACGCTTGTCCGTATGGCTCAAAACTGGGTCATGCGCTACCCTATCATAGATCCTCAAGGTAACTTCGGTTCTATCGATGGTGACCCACCCGCAGCTTATCGTTATACCGAGTGTCGCCTCAACGCCATTGCCGAAACGCTTCTCAATGATATCGATGAGGGTACGGTTGACTTTGTTCCTAACTACAAGGAAAGCACTGTAGAACCTTCCGTCCTTCCGTCCGCTCTACCAAACCTTCTTCTGAACGGTTCCACAGGTATCGCCGTCGGTATGACGACAAACATTCCTCCGCACAATCTAGGGGAGCTCATCGATGCCACAATCGCGGTTATTAATAACCCAAGCATCGCTGTCAGTGAGCTTATTAAATACATCCCGGGTCCGGACTTTCCTACAGGCGGTACAATTGCCGGCCGTGATGGTATTAAGAAGTATTTAACAACCGGTCGTGGTATCGTTCGCATTAAAGGCACGGTCCATTCCGAAGAGATAAAAAATGGTAAGGAACAACTCGTCATCACAGAGATCCCTTACGCAGTCAATCGTGCCGGTCTCGTCACAAAAATTGCAGAGCTCGTTCAAGCCAAAGTCATCGATGAAATCAGTGACTTGCGTGATGAATCAGATGAAAATACCCGTATCGTCATCGAGCTCAAGCGCGGTGCCGTTCCTCGTGTTCTGATCAACAAGCTTTACAAACACACGCCTCTCGAAAGCTCTTTCGGGGTCATCCTTCTTGCTTTGGATAAACGCATGCCCAAGCAAATGAACATCAAGGAAATGATTCTCTGTTACGTTGAGCACCGCAGAGAAGTCATTTACCGCCGCACGCAATATCGTAAGCAAAAGGCGGAAGCACGTGCCCACTTACTCGAAGGCTACAAAATCGCCTTGGATAACTTGGATGACTTCGTGCGCATCATCAAGGCGGCGCAAAATAGAGAAGAGGCACGCCTCAAGTTGATGGAGAAATATCCTCTCAGCCAAACACAGGCAAATGCCATTCTCGAAATGCGTCTGTACCAATTAACGGGCCTTGAACGTGAAAAAATCGAGAAGGAACACCAAGAGTTGATGAAAATTATCGAGGAATACAATGCTATCCTCGAAAATGAGGCCATCTTGTTGAAGGTTATTTTGGACGAACTTAAGGAACTGCGTGAAAAGTACAATACCCCGCGTCGCACAAAAATCGTGGACGCTGAGGGCGAATTCTGCATCGAAGATGTCATCGCAAACGAGGGTTGTATCATCACTGTCTCCCATAAGGGCTTTATTAAAAGAACTTCCGTCAGCTCTTACCGTTCTCAAAAACGGGGCGGCAAGGGTGTCATCGGCACAGGTCATTATGATGATGACTTTATTATCCACCTCTTCACGGCTAGCACCCACGATTACATCATGTTCTTCATGAGCAATGGTCGCGTCTATGTTGAAAAGGTATACGAGATCCCAGAGGGTTCTCGCACCGCTAAGGGTCGCTCTATTTCAAATGTCCTGGAACTTCAAAAGGATGAAACAGTCGCGGCAATGATCTGTATCAAAGAGTTCACAGAGGACAATCACCTCGTCATGGCAACACGCAAGGGTGTCGTTAAAAAGACAAATCTAAACGACTACGCAAACTTCCGTCGTGGTGGTATCATCGGCATCAACATCGATGAGGATGACGAGCTCGTAAACGTAAAGCTCACTCACGGTCATGATGAACTTGTCATGATCACCCAAAAGGGTATGTCCATCCGTTTCTCCGAAGAACAATTACGCGACCAGGGTCGTGCCACTCGCGGCGTACGTGGTATCTCATTAAAAGAGGGCGATTGCGTTAAAGCAATGGAGGTCGTTGAAGGGGAAACCACGCTTCTCGTCGCCAGCGCAAAGGGTCAGGGTAAACGAACCGACTACGATGCCTATCGCTCGCAAAAGCGTGGCGGTAGCGGTATCATTGCGATCAAAGCAGATGAGGTTGCCGGCGCGTTAAGTGTTCGCGAGGATGATGAGATCATGCTCTTCACCCACTCTGGTCAAGCTATCCGCACTCCGGTCAAGGGTATCCGCTCAATCGGTCGCACCACTCAAGGGGTTCGCCTGGTAAACCTTGCTGAGGATGATTACTTAGTCGGCATCTCCCGCGTCATCGAAACAAAGGAAGATGAGGCTTAA
- a CDS encoding antitoxin yields MEDIVNVTEARKQIFNLVKSVNKTHKAVIIKGKGKNESAVLVSKEDWDSLQETLFLENIPGMAKSIIEGMKTTTEKCSETLDW; encoded by the coding sequence ATGGAAGACATTGTAAATGTTACAGAAGCAAGAAAGCAGATTTTTAACCTTGTTAAATCAGTGAATAAAACCCACAAAGCTGTTATAATCAAGGGAAAAGGGAAAAACGAGAGTGCTGTGCTTGTGAGCAAAGAAGATTGGGATAGTTTACAAGAAACTTTATTTTTGGAGAATATACCTGGGATGGCTAAATCCATTATTGAAGGGATGAAGACTACTACTGAAAAATGCTCTGAAACGTTAGACTGGTAA
- a CDS encoding DNA gyrase subunit B yields the protein MTDSSTLDESPTNMKSDNSTYDASKIQKLEGLEGVRKRPDMYIGDTNERGLHHCVFEIVDNSIDEALAAFCNEITVTIHVNGSCSVEDNGRGIPVDIHPKYNIPALELVMTNLHAGGKFGKGAYQVSGGLHGVGAKCVNAVSEDFSVEVARDGNLYRMEFSQGKTTKKMHIICQTKKTGTKITFLPDPEIFQTTREFKYDILAKRLRELAFLNPGITIHLSDERIEKAELFKFEKGIAEYVAFLNRNKTVLHDTPLYFTGEELANPEKEDSKIIVDVALQYNDTYNDQIYAYANSIFNIEGGTHLSGFRTALTRVINNYAKANNIVKEKDPALTGDDVREGITAVISVKVPEPRFEGQTKTKLSNGEVDGIVQRIVGDHLKYVFETQPAIAKRIIEKSLNAARAREAARKARETVRKGALYGGGLPGKLADCSEKAPELCEVYIVEGDSAGGSAKQGRDRRYQAILPIRGKLLNVEKARLDKVLNSQEIRNIITAVGTGIGETGDGAFDVTKSRYHKIIIMTDADVDGSHIRTLLLTFLFRQMRGLVEAGYVYIAQPPLYKIKRKRREQYVDNDQDLNRILLELGTEDVTLIRERDNRQFQGVQIDKIVEPLARLENLGRGVTRYGCSLFTYLDKHHPDTHALPQYIARIRTGNEEEYRFLFDDDERSRFYVEYGLTADMYETSSTREVDYNGQKVQQRISVNEIFESSQISKIIKELSTLGLDINQFTPSEMPRYKLIENMGQKNENIIPLFSIIEAIEQIRALGRRGLTIQRYKGLGEMNPKQLFETTMDPEKRRLLKVSIDDAADADAMFTMLMGDDVPSRRAFIEDNALNTSYLDV from the coding sequence ATGACTGATTCCAGTACATTAGACGAAAGTCCTACCAATATGAAATCCGACAACTCAACATACGATGCTTCTAAAATCCAAAAGCTGGAAGGCTTAGAGGGTGTACGCAAACGCCCTGATATGTATATCGGAGATACTAATGAACGGGGTCTCCACCACTGCGTATTTGAAATCGTGGACAATTCCATTGACGAAGCGCTCGCAGCTTTCTGTAATGAAATCACCGTCACTATCCACGTAAATGGCTCTTGCTCCGTAGAGGACAATGGCCGTGGTATCCCCGTAGATATCCACCCTAAATACAATATCCCTGCCTTAGAATTGGTGATGACAAACCTCCACGCCGGGGGTAAATTCGGCAAGGGTGCCTATCAAGTATCTGGTGGTCTTCATGGTGTAGGTGCCAAGTGCGTAAATGCTGTTTCTGAAGACTTTAGTGTTGAGGTCGCCCGTGATGGTAATCTCTACCGCATGGAGTTCTCTCAGGGTAAAACGACTAAAAAGATGCACATCATCTGCCAAACAAAAAAAACGGGTACCAAAATCACTTTTTTACCGGACCCCGAAATCTTCCAAACTACCCGCGAATTTAAATACGATATCCTCGCCAAGCGTCTTCGTGAACTCGCTTTCCTAAACCCAGGCATCACCATTCACCTCTCAGACGAGCGGATCGAAAAGGCCGAGCTCTTCAAGTTCGAAAAGGGTATCGCGGAATATGTAGCTTTCTTAAATCGTAATAAAACGGTATTACACGACACTCCTCTCTATTTCACCGGCGAAGAACTCGCTAATCCCGAAAAAGAGGATAGTAAGATCATTGTCGATGTCGCGTTACAATACAACGATACCTACAACGACCAAATTTACGCCTACGCAAACTCCATTTTCAATATCGAGGGCGGTACCCACCTCTCCGGTTTCCGCACCGCTTTAACGCGTGTTATTAATAACTACGCCAAAGCCAATAATATTGTTAAGGAAAAAGATCCCGCACTCACCGGTGACGATGTTCGCGAGGGTATTACCGCTGTTATTTCCGTAAAAGTACCTGAACCGCGTTTCGAAGGGCAAACCAAAACAAAGCTCTCCAATGGCGAGGTCGATGGTATTGTGCAGCGCATTGTAGGCGATCACTTAAAGTATGTTTTTGAAACACAGCCTGCGATCGCAAAACGCATTATTGAAAAGAGTTTAAACGCGGCTCGTGCCAGAGAAGCAGCTCGTAAGGCTCGCGAAACAGTTCGTAAGGGCGCTTTGTACGGTGGTGGCCTCCCGGGTAAACTGGCAGACTGTTCTGAAAAAGCTCCCGAGTTGTGCGAAGTTTATATCGTTGAGGGTGATTCCGCAGGCGGTTCCGCAAAACAGGGTCGTGACCGTCGTTACCAAGCCATTCTCCCCATTAGAGGTAAATTGCTAAACGTTGAAAAAGCTCGTCTCGACAAAGTTTTAAACAGCCAAGAAATTCGTAACATTATTACCGCAGTCGGTACCGGTATCGGCGAAACCGGCGATGGCGCTTTCGATGTCACCAAAAGTCGTTATCATAAAATCATTATTATGACAGATGCCGATGTCGACGGTTCCCACATCCGTACGCTCTTGTTGACTTTCTTGTTCCGCCAAATGCGTGGTCTCGTTGAAGCCGGTTATGTCTATATCGCACAACCTCCTCTCTATAAGATCAAGCGCAAACGCCGCGAGCAATACGTGGATAACGATCAAGATCTCAACCGTATTCTCCTCGAGCTCGGCACAGAGGATGTCACTTTAATTCGTGAACGCGATAATCGCCAATTCCAGGGCGTCCAGATAGATAAAATCGTAGAGCCACTTGCTCGCCTGGAGAATCTGGGTCGCGGTGTCACTCGCTATGGTTGTTCTCTATTCACTTACCTAGACAAACATCATCCGGACACACATGCCCTCCCTCAATACATCGCGCGTATCCGTACGGGTAATGAGGAGGAATACCGTTTCTTGTTTGATGATGATGAGCGTTCTCGCTTCTATGTCGAATACGGCCTAACAGCAGACATGTACGAAACGTCTTCTACCAGAGAGGTCGATTATAACGGCCAAAAGGTCCAACAGCGCATTTCTGTAAACGAGATCTTCGAGTCTTCGCAGATCAGTAAGATCATCAAAGAACTCAGTACTCTCGGCCTGGATATCAATCAATTTACGCCATCGGAAATGCCTCGCTACAAGCTCATCGAAAACATGGGCCAGAAGAACGAAAATATCATTCCGCTTTTCTCCATCATCGAGGCAATTGAACAAATTCGGGCGCTTGGTCGTAGAGGTCTCACCATCCAGCGTTACAAGGGTCTTGGGGAAATGAACCCCAAACAGCTCTTCGAAACCACGATGGATCCGGAAAAACGTCGCCTCCTCAAGGTGTCTATCGATGATGCCGCAGACGCAGACGCCATGTTCACTATGCTCATGGGGGACGATGTTCCTTCCCGTCGTGCTTTCATCGAGGATAACGCGCTTAATACGTCCTATCTCGATGTCTAA
- a CDS encoding carboxymethylenebutenolidase, which translates to MTLTPAKQALVDAFDKHVNAELNKDLETTLATMTPDPHINNIPTLICGEGLAGVKQFYGSLIPEGKFFPSDTEMTVISRTIDEHQLVDEIIFKFTHDTEIGWMLPNIPPTGKRVEIPLIVIVGFDQGKVAHEHIYWDQASVLVQIGLLNPDGLPVAGIETANKMEALRERYYQQK; encoded by the coding sequence ATGACACTTACCCCAGCTAAACAAGCCCTCGTGGATGCTTTTGACAAGCACGTTAATGCCGAACTGAATAAAGATTTGGAAACAACGTTGGCAACGATGACGCCTGATCCGCACATTAACAACATTCCGACCTTAATTTGCGGTGAAGGTTTAGCAGGCGTTAAACAGTTTTATGGTAGCTTAATTCCTGAAGGGAAATTTTTTCCATCCGATACTGAGATGACCGTTATTTCTCGTACCATAGACGAACACCAGCTCGTGGATGAAATTATTTTTAAGTTCACGCACGACACTGAAATTGGTTGGATGCTTCCGAATATTCCACCCACGGGTAAGCGCGTTGAAATTCCATTGATTGTTATCGTTGGGTTTGACCAAGGCAAGGTGGCGCATGAGCATATTTATTGGGATCAAGCGAGTGTTCTCGTTCAAATCGGCTTACTTAATCCAGACGGCTTACCTGTGGCGGGAATAGAAACCGCAAATAAAATGGAAGCACTGAGAGAGCGGTACTATCAACAAAAATGA
- a CDS encoding RNA degradosome polyphosphate kinase → MYFNRELSWLAFNQRVLQQAYSPEYPLLERMRYLSFVSTNLDEFFEIRVSGLIQQVDSGASYKSIDGLDAKQQLHAIIETTNKLVSEQYECWERALAPALKEEGIVFKTNKDFTPKELSWLETYFEKQIYPVLTPLAIDPAHPFPQLINKGLNILAWLSNPATEERERIMAVIPVPRILPRVIHIEETSSYVFLSDILRAFADRLFPGYTVEGAWEFRITRNSDLYFDEEEVENLLQKIEEELYKIRRGAAVRLEIRRDVDDGFLEQLLRAIHLQKEYVFRINGPLNLMRLFSAYDMIDRPDLKFPAFTPYLPAVLANAEVIFSAIAKEDILLHHPYESFAPVIDFVQQAARDPQVFAIKQTLYRTSGGSPIVEALKEASRNGKQVTVLVELKARFDEANNISWARQLEEVGVHVVYGLVGLKTHCKCCLVVRREGNDLVRYAHLGTGNYNVKTARSYTDLSLLTARQEITDEVADLFNTLTGFALAPYFQKLIVSPFNYHRLMQEYIKVETENAIEGKPARIVIKINSLSDRETIDNLYLASQAGVQVELIIRGICCLVPGVKGLSENITVRSILGRFLEHSRIYYFENADRDPRLYVGSGDWMPRNFFRRIEAIFPIDNQKLKHRIIDHYLFPVLKDNVKAQVLQGDLSYEDVQRKEGDQAFSIQKHLLEQALLDSQKPSTE, encoded by the coding sequence ATCTATTTCAACCGCGAGCTATCCTGGCTAGCCTTCAACCAACGCGTCCTCCAGCAGGCCTACTCCCCGGAATACCCTCTATTAGAGAGGATGCGTTACCTTTCATTCGTGAGCACGAATCTTGATGAGTTCTTCGAGATTCGTGTATCCGGATTAATCCAACAGGTGGACTCTGGAGCATCCTATAAAAGCATAGACGGCTTAGATGCTAAGCAACAACTCCATGCCATAATCGAAACAACCAACAAACTCGTATCCGAGCAGTACGAGTGCTGGGAAAGAGCACTAGCCCCCGCCCTAAAAGAGGAGGGCATTGTCTTTAAGACCAATAAGGATTTCACCCCCAAAGAGCTCAGCTGGCTGGAAACTTACTTTGAAAAACAGATCTACCCTGTCCTAACCCCTTTAGCAATTGATCCCGCGCATCCCTTTCCTCAATTGATCAACAAGGGGCTCAATATTCTGGCTTGGCTCTCTAACCCCGCTACCGAGGAACGGGAGAGGATTATGGCAGTGATCCCAGTCCCTAGGATCCTTCCAAGAGTGATTCATATCGAAGAGACAAGTAGTTATGTTTTTTTAAGTGACATTTTAAGAGCCTTTGCCGATCGCCTTTTCCCGGGATACACAGTGGAGGGGGCTTGGGAATTCAGAATCACTCGCAATAGTGATTTGTACTTTGACGAAGAGGAAGTGGAGAATTTGCTCCAGAAGATTGAAGAAGAGCTTTACAAGATCCGTCGTGGAGCGGCCGTTCGATTAGAGATTCGTAGGGACGTGGATGATGGCTTTCTTGAGCAACTTTTAAGGGCAATTCATTTACAGAAGGAATATGTTTTTCGGATCAATGGACCGCTTAATCTCATGCGGCTTTTTAGCGCATATGATATGATTGATCGGCCGGATCTTAAATTCCCAGCTTTCACTCCCTATCTGCCTGCTGTGCTGGCCAACGCTGAGGTTATATTTTCCGCAATCGCTAAGGAAGATATACTACTACACCATCCCTACGAATCGTTTGCTCCCGTTATAGACTTTGTGCAACAGGCTGCTAGAGACCCTCAGGTGTTTGCAATCAAGCAGACACTGTACCGAACGAGCGGTGGCTCCCCTATTGTTGAGGCACTTAAGGAGGCTTCGCGTAACGGGAAACAGGTTACAGTGCTTGTGGAACTGAAGGCTCGGTTCGATGAGGCAAATAATATTTCCTGGGCGCGACAACTCGAAGAAGTAGGAGTACATGTTGTGTATGGCCTTGTTGGATTGAAAACGCATTGCAAATGCTGTTTAGTGGTGCGTAGAGAGGGCAATGATTTAGTGCGTTACGCGCACTTAGGCACAGGGAATTACAATGTGAAAACGGCTCGTTCCTACACGGATTTGAGCCTTTTGACGGCTCGGCAGGAGATTACTGATGAGGTTGCTGATTTATTTAATACCCTAACTGGGTTCGCATTGGCTCCTTATTTTCAGAAGTTGATTGTTTCGCCCTTTAATTATCACCGTCTGATGCAAGAGTATATTAAGGTGGAGACGGAGAATGCCATAGAGGGCAAGCCTGCCAGAATTGTCATTAAGATCAATAGCTTATCTGATAGGGAAACAATAGACAATCTGTATTTGGCTTCTCAGGCTGGTGTTCAGGTTGAGTTAATTATTCGCGGGATATGTTGTCTTGTCCCGGGAGTAAAGGGATTGAGTGAGAATATTACTGTGCGCAGCATATTGGGCCGATTTCTGGAGCATAGTCGGATATATTATTTCGAGAATGCGGATAGAGACCCGAGGCTATACGTCGGGAGCGGGGATTGGATGCCTCGTAATTTCTTCAGGCGGATTGAAGCAATTTTCCCAATAGATAACCAGAAGTTGAAGCACAGAATTATTGATCACTATCTGTTTCCCGTACTGAAGGACAATGTGAAGGCACAGGTTTTGCAAGGCGATCTTTCTTATGAGGATGTTCAACGGAAGGAAGGCGACCAAGCGTTTTCCATACAGAAGCATTTGTTAGAGCAAGCGCTGCTGGATTCTCAGAAACCTTCAACTGAATAG